A single window of Leopardus geoffroyi isolate Oge1 chromosome D4, O.geoffroyi_Oge1_pat1.0, whole genome shotgun sequence DNA harbors:
- the FRRS1L gene encoding LOW QUALITY PROTEIN: DOMON domain-containing protein FRRS1L (The sequence of the model RefSeq protein was modified relative to this genomic sequence to represent the inferred CDS: deleted 1 base in 1 codon) yields MRRARSGARGGWRGARPRCCAGCGRGRARAGGGSGCAVPARARGAPAAAGAAWLRDPCAAMAQPPRQRPGAWVPLVLLLLAGPATCAASPADDGAGPGGRGPRGRARGDAGADEAVPRHDSSYGTFAGEFYDLRYLSEEGYPFPTAPPVDPFAKIKVDDCGKTKGCFRYGKPGCNAETCDYFLSYRMIGADVEFELSADTDGWVAVGFSSDKKMGGDDVMACVHDDNGRVRIQHFYNVGQWAKEIQRNPARDEEGVFENNRVTCRFKRPVNVPRDETIVDLHLSWYYLFAWGPAIQGSITRHDIDSPPTSERVVSIYKYEDIFMPSAAYQTFSSPFCLLLIVALTFYLLMGTP; encoded by the exons ATGCGCAGAGCGAGGAGCGGGGCGCGAGGAGGCTGGCGGGGAGCGCGGCCGCGCTGCTGCGCGGGAtgcgggcgggggcgggcgcgTGCTGGCGGCGGCAGCGGCTGCGCAGTCCCGGCCCGG GCCCGCGGCGCCCCCGCTGCGGCCGGAGCGGCCTGGCTTCGGGATCCGTGCGCAGCGATGGCACAGCCGCCCCGGCAGCGCCCGGGGGCCTGGGTGCCGCTGGTCTTGCTGCTGCTGGCCGGGCCCGCCACCTGCGCCGCCAGCCCCGCGGACGACGGCGCGGGCCCTGGGGGCCGGGGACCCCGGGGCCGAGCGCGGGGGGACGCCGGTGCAGACGAGGCGGTGCCGCGCCACGACTCCTCCTACGGCACCTTCGCCGGGGAGTTCTACGACCTGCGCTACCTGTCCGAGGAGG GTTACCCTTTCCCTACTGCTCCTCCCGTGGATCCATTTGCCAAAATCAAAGTGGATGACTGTGGAAAAACTAAGGGATGCTTTAG ATATGGCAAACCGGGCTGTAATGCAGAGACTTGTGACTACTTCCTTAGCTACCGGATGATAGGGGCTGATGTGGAATTTGAACTGAGCGCTGACACAGATGGTTGGGTAGCAGTTGGATTCTCTTCAGACAAGAAAATG GGTGGTGATGACGTCATGGCCTGTGTCCATGATGACAATGGCAGGGTCCGCATACAGCACTTCTATAATGTAGGCCAGTGGGCAAAAGAGATTCAGAGAAACCCTGCCAGAGATGAAGAAGGAGTCTTTGAAAACAATCGGGTCACCTGCAGATTTAAACGCCCTGTGAACGTTCCCAGAGATGAAACAATTGTCGATCTGCATTTGAGTTGGTATTATCTGTTTGCTTGGGGTCCAGCCATTCAGG GCTCTATCACCCGACATGATATAGACTCACCACCGACTTCAGAGCGTGTTGTCAGTATTTACAAGTATGAAGACATTTTTATGCCATCGGCTGCCTATCAAaccttctcttctccattttgtttGCTTCTCATTGTTGCCCTGACCTTCTACCTGTTGATGGGAACTCCTTAA